From a single Lineus longissimus chromosome 16, tnLinLong1.2, whole genome shotgun sequence genomic region:
- the LOC135500825 gene encoding uncharacterized protein LOC135500825, whose product MLAGPKLQRDIFDILARFRRGPVGLIGDIKEMFSQVMLNPKDRAYHRNLWRDLDLTAPIKIYESTRVTFGDKASPFLAQYVLQSHARTHHDQYPEGARVCQENTYMDDAIDSQPDTAATIKLRCELSALLLKAGFFIRRWCSNESGVLEGVPREDCAAGIVDLQDSTLMPSVKTLGIKWNAATDMLEFSTQNIAPPAVMTKRTLLSRVATLFDPLQWLSPFTIRVKIVLQQSWVLGLTWDEPLPSGMIAEARDWFAELKKIEGISIPRCYFRTQPDSEITLHTFSDASSKAYAAVTYIRQQKADGGVNLALVASKARVAPLKTVSIPRLELMAAVLGHRLTQKITTVLKYSMMNVTYWTDSMDVVHWVRSQSRQFKTFVANRVSDLQSDTLPSQWRFVPGVLNPADVATRGMTAREFTSKNVWFDGPDFLYADEDCWPETPMGTKSAEAGWEPRGRFFKHNITGGHLSRASMMHLSTPRDPRTLGLVFRALKGTLYLLLSYSLLIV is encoded by the coding sequence ATGTTGGCAGGACCCAAGCTGCAGCGagacatttttgacattttagcACGGTTTCGACGAGGTCCAGTGGGGCTGATTGGAGATATCAAGGAGATGTTCAGCCAGGTGATGTTGAACCCTAAGGATCGGGCGTATCATCGAAATTTATGGAGAGATTTGGACTTGACAGCTCCCATCAAGATCTACGAGTCAACTCGAGTGACTTTCGGAGACAAGGCGTCTCCTTTTTTGGCCCAGTATGTCCTGCAGAGTCACGCACGAACTCATCATGATCAGTACCCAGAGGGAGCCAGAGTGTGTCAGGAGAATACTTATATGGATGACGCCATTGACTCTCAACCAGACACTGCTGCCACTATCAAGTTGAGATGTGAGCTGAGCGCCCTTTTGCTTAAGGCAGGGTTTTTCATCCGCCGTTGGTGTAGTAATGAGTCAGGAGTATTGGAGGGTGTACCCCGTGAGGACTGTGCAGCAGGCATTGTGGACTTGCAGGACTCCACTTTGATGCCGAGCGTTAAGACACTGGGAATCAAGTGGAACGCAGCGACAGATATGTTAGAGTTCTCCACCCAAAACATCGCGCCACCGGCAGTAATGACTAAGAGAACACTCTTGAGTCGTGTTGCTACGTTGTTCGACCCTTTGCAATGGCTGTCACCCTTCACCATTCGTGTCAAGATCGTTCTTCAGCAGTCATGGGTGCTTGGACTGACGTGGGATGAGCCCCTTCCCTCAGGAATGATTGCTGAAGCCAGAGATTGGTTTGCTGAGCTGAAGAAGATCGAAGGCATCTCAATACCGAGGTGCTACTTCCGCACACAGCCTGACAGCGAGATTACTCTTCATACCTTCAGTGATGCCTCTTCAAAAGCATATGCCGCCGTCACGTACATCCGTCAGCAGAAGGCAGATGGCGGGGTGAACCTTGCGTTGGTGGCGTCAAAGGCTAGGGTCGCTCCATTGAAGACAGTGAGCATCCCAAGACTGGAATTAATGGCAGCTGTTCTCGGTCATCGTCTCACCCAGAAGATAACCACCGTTTTGAAGTATTCTATGATGAACGTGACGTATTGGACTGACAGTATGGATGTGGTGCACTGGGTTCGCAGCCAGTCACGTCAGTTCAAAACATTTGTAGCCAACAGAGTATCAGACTTGCAATCCGATACCCTACCGAGTCAATGGCGGTTCGTACCTGGAGTGTTGAACCCGGCAGACGTAGCGACCAGGGGCATGACAGCAAGGGAGTTCACTTCCAAGAATGTATGGTTTGACGGACCCGACTTTTTGTATGCGGATGAGGATTGTTGGCCGGAAACCCCAATGGGAACCAAGAGTGCAGAGGCGGGATGGGAACCAAGAGGCAgattcttcaagcacaatatcacgggagggcatttgtcgcgggcgtcaatgatgcacctttcaacgccccgggaccctcggactttgggcctcgtatttcgggcgttgaaagggacattatacctactactgTCCTACTCCTTGTTGATCGTCTAA
- the LOC135500827 gene encoding uncharacterized protein LOC135500827: MAIAEAEDEAARARLEAKLWSEDPARHVRLPMTVITSRSPAEMKTPPQPEQEVPDESREDPLGRLVHSITSSHLTKPAHSSSPARVVGGQNSTGSREVGKFFQGIAKPHLPKFDGNRDLYEDWRAQFEVFVEQAEVPIRFKMIMLKNALIGRAGKLVENLGFTEAQYSIALFKLDQRYGGESRILKKYIDQLMALNEVSEQDLKGLEDLANHLCDVVSKLADTDHAQELVGQNTLYALVRRKVPVSLLVKYTESDTSTRIDGLAVFAKWFNHHVCLMIEMTDLRESRRKGPSQTNANKLVKRPDKSTAYASTATAYSGTTSKPADAENQYSFPLCKAAHHIVKCDRWTPTTTSQRWDIAKEKALCYRCLCSNHMGKDCQKGSRKCGIDGCQKNHHRHLHRRKPKTDVSVEPKDHANNMFGVAKDGRVYPSKVALRVIPVYVVGSRGQRQRLNALLDDGSDSTYITRSAAEALNTPVQEQALSVSTLTDPKKSLRSGLTVMTIESLSGEITAKVGARVLDRLCENLPPQNWQHLRDQWSHLKGIEFPRVDWCKTVDILIGADHPELTLALEERPGQLGEPVARLTPLGWTCTGSIEVVTPLTSNSVTTANTYSTITDRQLDESLRSLWNMDVFTTTSETNFTPEERAIIKRTEASKVYTDNRYEVSIPWVGDTTDLPNNFQEARRRLLSIERTLLKKPHLAEKYCDWMRQNIQKGYLQEIEAANAEGGWYLPHFPVVR; the protein is encoded by the coding sequence ATGGCAATCGCCGAGGCCGAGGATGAGGCGGCTCGAGCTAGGCTAGAGGCTAAGTTGTGGTCCGAGGACCCGGCGCGACACGTGAGGTTACCCATGACAGTTATAACGAGCAGGTCACCAGCTGAGATGAAGACGCCGCCACAGCCTGAGCAAGAAGTACCGGATGAGAGTCGTGAGGATCCGTTAGGGAGATTGGTGCATTCGATTACTTCTTCCCATCTGACTAAACCTGCGCACAGCTCTTCTCCGGCCCGGGTGGTTGGTGGCCAGAACTCTACTGGATCCAGAGAGGTTGGAAAGTTCTTCCAAGGTATCGCTAAGCCTCACCTACCGAAGTTTGATGGTAATCGAGATCTTTACGAGGATTGGCGGGCACAGTTTGAAGTTTTCGTGGAGCAGGCTGAAGTCCCGATCAGATTTAAAATGATCATGCTTAAGAACGCCCTGATAGGACGCGCCGGCAAGCTGGTCGAGAATCTCGGTTTTACCGAAGCCCAGTACTCTATCGCCCTCTTTAAGTTGGATCAGCGCTATGGCGGAGAGTCAAGGATCTTGAAGAAATACATCGACCAGTTGATGGCACTCAACGAGGTCAGTGAACAGGATTTGAAGGGATTGGAGGATCTGGCGAACCATTTATGCGATGTAGTGTCGAAGTTAGCAGATACAGACCATGCCCAGGAGTTAGTTGGACAGAACACGTTGTATGCTCTCGTGAGGCGGAAGGTGCCCGTTTCCCTGTTGGTAAAATACACAGAGTCGGACACTTCGACGAGGATAGATGGGTTGGCAGTATTCGCCAAATGGTTCAACCATCATGTATGTTTGATGATTGAAATGACTGACTTGAGGGAGTCACGCCGCAAGGGACCAAGCCAGACTAATGCTAACAAGTTGGTGAAACGACCAGACAAGAGCACGGCCTATGCTTCGACTGCGACCGCTTACTCCGGGACGACGTCTAAACCAGCTGACGCAGAAAACCAGTATTCCTTCCCTTTGTGTAAGGCCGCACATCACATCGTCAAGTGTGACAGATGGACACCTACTACTACTAGCCAACGTTGGGACATTGCTAAGGAGAAGGCCCTGTGCTATAGATGCCTGTGTAGCAACCATATGGGCAAGGATTGCCAGAAGGGATCCCGCAAGTGTGGGATTGACGGCTGTCAGAAGAACCATCATCGTCACTTGCACAGAAGGAAGCCGAAGACAGATGTGTCGGTCGAGCCTAAAGACCATGCCAACAACATGTTTGGAGTCGCCAAGGATGGAAGAGTTTATCCAAGCAAGGTCGCCCTACGAGTCATCCCAGTTTATGTAGTTGGGAGTCGAGGACAACGTCAACGACTGAACGCGCTGTTGGATGATGGCTCAGATTCAACATATATAACCAGATCTGCAGCAGAAGCCTTAAACACCCCTGTGCAGGAACAGGCCTTGAGTGTATCTACTTTAACTGACCCTAAGAAATCCCTACGTAGTGGCCTGACGGTGATGACGATCGAAAGCTTGAGCGGCGAGATAACGGCCAAGGTGGGAGCACGAGTTCTTGACAGGTTGTGTGAGAATCTACCGCCGCAAAATTGGCAGCATCTACGAGATCAATGGTCTCATTTGAAGGGAATCGAGTTCCCAAGAGTAGATTGGTGCAAGACCGTCGATATTTTAATTGGTGCTGATCACCCGGAATTGACGTTAGCATTGGAGGAGCGACCGGGCCAACTGGGAGAGCCGGTGGCAAGGCTGACACCTCTGGGATGGACATGCACAGGGTCCATTGAGGTGGTCACTCCTTTGACCAGCAATTCTGTTACGACTGCAAATACTTATTCAACAATTACGGATCGTCAGTTGGACGAGAGCCTCCGATCATTGTGGAACATGGATGTGTTCACAACTACATCAGAGACCAACTTCACTCCAGAAGAGCGGGCGATCATCAAGAGGACTGAGGCCTCCAAGGTGTACACAGACAATCGCTATGAAGTTTCGATTCCGTGGGTTGGCGACACCACTGACTTACCAAACAACTTTCAGGAAGCTCGGCGCCGCCTGTTGTCTATAGAGCGTACTCTCCTCAAGAAACCACACTTAGCCGAAAAGTACTGCGACTGGATGAGGCAGAATATCCAGAAGGGGTATCTGCAAGAGATTGAAGCTGCTAATGCCGAAGGGGGTTGGTATTTGCCACATTTCCCAGTCGTACGGTAG